In Pseudomonas sp. GCEP-101, one DNA window encodes the following:
- the cyoA gene encoding ubiquinol oxidase subunit II, with protein sequence MKKEQYTGILKRLALLPMLMLGGCNMALFDPKGQVGADEKSLIITATLLMLIVVVPVILMTLGFAWKYRASNTKATYMPDWSHSTKIELVVWLVPCLIIAVLGWITWESTHKLDPYRPLDSEVKPVTIQAISLDWKWLFIYPEQGIATVNEIAFPKDTPVNFQITSDSVMNSFFIPQLGSQIYSMAGMLTKLHLIANEEGVFDGISANYSGGGFSGMKFKAISTSEQGFQEWVAKVKASPQTLNLDQYPELVKPTENVPATYFATVSPELFSHVLNKWEHAGHAMAKAEQAKGEHGEAAHDEAAMAGHDMSNMQGMQGMQMNPSQE encoded by the coding sequence ATGAAAAAAGAGCAGTACACAGGAATTTTGAAGAGACTTGCGCTGCTGCCGATGCTGATGCTCGGTGGTTGCAACATGGCGCTGTTCGACCCGAAAGGGCAGGTTGGCGCCGACGAGAAGTCCCTGATCATCACGGCAACCCTGCTGATGCTGATCGTGGTGGTGCCGGTGATCCTGATGACCCTCGGGTTCGCCTGGAAATACCGGGCTTCGAACACCAAGGCCACCTACATGCCGGACTGGTCGCACTCGACCAAGATCGAGCTGGTGGTATGGCTGGTTCCCTGCCTGATCATCGCCGTGCTCGGCTGGATCACCTGGGAGAGCACCCACAAGCTGGATCCGTACCGTCCGCTGGACTCCGAGGTCAAGCCGGTGACCATCCAGGCCATCTCGCTGGACTGGAAGTGGCTGTTCATCTACCCGGAACAGGGCATCGCCACCGTCAACGAAATCGCCTTCCCGAAAGATACCCCGGTGAACTTCCAGATCACCTCGGATTCGGTGATGAACTCGTTCTTCATCCCGCAGCTGGGTAGCCAGATCTACTCCATGGCCGGGATGCTCACCAAGCTGCACCTGATCGCCAACGAAGAAGGCGTGTTCGACGGCATCTCCGCGAACTACAGCGGCGGCGGCTTCTCGGGCATGAAGTTCAAGGCCATCTCCACCTCCGAGCAGGGCTTCCAGGAGTGGGTTGCGAAGGTCAAGGCTTCGCCGCAGACCCTGAACCTGGATCAGTACCCGGAGCTGGTGAAGCCGACCGAGAACGTCCCGGCGACCTACTTCGCAACCGTCAGCCCCGAGCTGTTCTCCCACGTGCTGAACAAGTGGGAACACGCCGGCCACGCCATGGCGAAAGCCGAGCAGGCCAAGGGCGAGCACGGCGAAGCAGCCCATGACGAGGCCGCCATGGCGGGCCACGACATGAGCAACATGCAAGGCATGCAGGGCATGCAAATGAATCCGAGCCAGGAGTAA
- a CDS encoding Ig-like domain-containing protein has product MEVEKVALVAVTANAAEKVTVKTGGKIKAAAGTKYLLQVINSDVSPENATVQRDGKDLQVFFEGSDKPDLTIQDFFAEGMDSQLYGVAEDGQLYAYVRTDGEGYYGPLLLNEGESAPIALGGDSLGDGAPYLASNFDETAGFVLWPWLLGLAGIGAATAAIIEHNRPDDHKTRTSPAPTNIKVIDDVGPIQGQLANGDVTDDARPTVTGSGMAGAVIRLYDNGTEIGSTQVGADGTWSFTPTADLPDGEHKFTVIQEVSGRKPSAPVDVLDFSVDTVPPADPVATIVGGVENGGDLYSPSNTPTLTGTGEPGDTIIIEFPTGEKVTTTVGPDGKWTANPPSQGLPEGPVDIIITERDPAGNETTVKLPAIVDTIAPDAPQVWLDPASDSGVKGDNITNDTKPKIVGKAEANSQVTVTIKETGEVIQVKADQNGDWSVMPTRVLPEGPIHIEAVATDAAGNTSQPGTLDLTIDTTPPNYHDLAITGVLDSVGEITGNIANGGETDDAHPVISGTGTRGEGKVIPSSREQVIQSLEGGILEQMNVREGDVVEAGQVLLKIDPTRAGASFRETESKVLALKGQLARLRSEAYGKPLSFPPDVQAVQRAAYARANAAEEKMESTRRESEYLIRNLVEQRDLSASRVDDYKSLLVESDRVRKMFYDQWYHLGKRTLLDVLIAENEYYSAQIAACDTYYNAKASDLRIRAETSGLMAWLAPGSEASAR; this is encoded by the coding sequence ATGGAAGTCGAAAAAGTCGCTCTGGTCGCAGTTACCGCGAATGCAGCCGAGAAAGTGACGGTCAAGACGGGGGGCAAGATCAAGGCGGCAGCGGGCACCAAGTACCTGCTGCAGGTGATCAACAGCGATGTCTCGCCCGAGAACGCTACCGTCCAGCGGGACGGCAAGGACCTGCAGGTCTTCTTCGAGGGCAGCGATAAACCCGACCTGACCATCCAGGACTTCTTCGCCGAGGGCATGGACAGCCAGCTCTACGGCGTCGCGGAAGACGGTCAGTTGTACGCCTACGTGCGTACCGACGGCGAAGGCTACTACGGCCCGCTGTTGCTGAATGAAGGCGAGTCGGCGCCCATCGCTCTGGGCGGGGATTCCCTGGGCGATGGTGCCCCCTATCTGGCCTCCAATTTCGATGAGACCGCGGGTTTCGTACTGTGGCCCTGGCTGCTCGGCCTGGCAGGCATTGGCGCCGCCACGGCCGCGATCATCGAGCACAACCGGCCCGACGACCATAAGACCCGCACCAGCCCTGCACCCACCAATATCAAGGTGATCGACGACGTCGGCCCGATCCAGGGGCAACTGGCCAACGGTGACGTGACCGACGACGCCCGCCCGACCGTTACCGGCAGCGGCATGGCCGGCGCGGTGATCCGCCTCTACGACAACGGCACCGAGATCGGCAGCACCCAGGTCGGCGCGGATGGCACCTGGTCCTTCACGCCCACCGCTGATCTGCCCGATGGTGAGCACAAGTTCACCGTGATCCAGGAAGTCTCCGGGCGCAAGCCGAGCGCGCCGGTGGATGTGCTCGACTTCTCCGTCGATACGGTCCCGCCTGCCGACCCGGTCGCCACCATCGTCGGCGGCGTCGAAAACGGTGGCGATCTCTATTCGCCGAGCAATACGCCGACCCTGACCGGCACCGGTGAACCGGGCGACACCATCATCATCGAGTTCCCCACTGGCGAGAAGGTCACCACCACGGTCGGCCCGGATGGCAAGTGGACGGCCAACCCGCCCAGCCAGGGGCTGCCCGAGGGCCCGGTGGACATCATCATTACCGAGCGTGACCCGGCCGGTAACGAAACCACCGTCAAGCTACCGGCCATCGTCGACACCATCGCCCCGGATGCGCCGCAGGTATGGCTGGATCCAGCCTCCGACAGTGGCGTGAAGGGCGACAACATTACCAACGACACCAAGCCGAAGATCGTCGGCAAGGCCGAGGCGAACTCGCAGGTCACCGTCACCATCAAGGAAACCGGCGAAGTCATCCAGGTGAAAGCCGACCAGAATGGCGACTGGTCCGTGATGCCCACCCGCGTACTGCCCGAAGGCCCGATCCATATCGAGGCCGTCGCCACTGACGCCGCCGGCAACACCAGCCAGCCGGGCACCCTCGACCTGACCATCGACACCACCCCGCCGAACTACCATGACCTCGCCATTACCGGCGTGCTCGACAGCGTCGGCGAGATCACCGGCAATATCGCCAATGGCGGCGAAACCGATGATGCCCACCCGGTGATCAGCGGCACCGGTACCCGCGGCGAGGGCAAGGTCATCCCGTCCAGCCGCGAGCAGGTCATTCAAAGCCTGGAAGGCGGCATCCTCGAACAGATGAATGTGCGCGAGGGCGACGTGGTCGAGGCCGGGCAGGTGCTGCTGAAGATCGACCCGACCCGCGCTGGAGCGAGCTTCCGCGAGACCGAGTCCAAGGTGCTGGCGCTCAAGGGCCAACTGGCTCGCCTGCGCTCGGAAGCCTATGGCAAACCGCTGAGCTTCCCGCCGGACGTGCAGGCGGTTCAGCGCGCGGCGTATGCGCGGGCCAACGCGGCAGAAGAGAAGATGGAGTCGACGCGTCGCGAGTCCGAATACCTCATCCGCAACCTGGTCGAGCAACGCGATTTGTCCGCCTCGCGCGTCGATGACTACAAGTCGCTGCTGGTGGAGTCCGACCGCGTGCGCAAGATGTTCTATGACCAGTGGTACCACCTGGGCAAGCGCACCCTGCTGGATGTGCTGATCGCCGAGAACGAGTACTACTCCGCCCAGATCGCCGCGTGCGATACCTACTACAACGCCAAGGCCAGCGATCTGCGCATCCGCGCGGAAACCAGCGGCCTGATGGCCTGGCTGGCGCCGGGCAGCGAGGCCAGCGCTCGCTGA
- the cyoB gene encoding cytochrome o ubiquinol oxidase subunit I — MFGKLTLSAVPYHEPIIVITLAVVALLGLGVVGAITYYRKWTYLWTEWLTSIDHKKIGVMYIIVALVMLLRGFADAIMMRGQLALAEGANHGYLPPEHYDQIFTAHGVIMIIFMAMPFMTGLMNLAVPLQIGARDVAFPFLNSLSFWLLVVSAMLVNVSLGLGEFARTGWVAYPPLSELAYSPGVGVDYYIWALQISGMGTLLTGINFLVTVFKMRTPGMKLMQMPIFTWTCTFANILIVASFPILTAALGLLSLDRYFDMHFFTNELGGNAMMYINLFWAWGHPEVYILILPAFGIFSEVTATFAGKRMFGYTSMVWASAAITFLGFTVWLHHFFTMGSGGDVNGFFGVATMLISIPTGVKLFNWLFTIYRGRLRFNTPILWTLGFIVTFTIGGMTGVLLAIPGADYLLHNSLFLIAHFHNTIIGGAVFGYLAGFVFWFPKAFGFTLDEKWGKRSFWCWLVGFYMAFMPLYILGFMGMTRRLNHYDNPMWKPYLVVAFFGAVLIFFGIACQLIQLLVSIKNRKQLADVTGDPWGGRTLEWSTSSPPPYYNFAELPKVNDIDAFHEMKQTGTAYRKLPAYAPIHMPKNTAAGFSIALFAFIFGFAAIWHIWWLVGVGFVGMIASVIVRSYVTDLDYYVQPDEIERIENANFQKLATAQV; from the coding sequence ATGTTCGGGAAACTGACACTGTCGGCCGTGCCGTATCACGAGCCGATCATCGTCATCACGCTGGCCGTCGTCGCCCTGTTGGGCCTCGGCGTAGTCGGCGCGATCACCTACTACCGCAAGTGGACCTACCTGTGGACCGAATGGCTGACGTCCATCGACCACAAGAAAATCGGCGTGATGTACATCATCGTCGCTCTGGTCATGCTCCTGCGCGGCTTCGCCGACGCCATCATGATGCGCGGCCAGCTCGCGCTGGCTGAAGGCGCCAACCACGGCTACCTGCCGCCGGAACACTACGACCAGATCTTCACCGCTCACGGCGTGATCATGATCATCTTCATGGCCATGCCCTTCATGACCGGTCTGATGAACCTGGCCGTGCCGCTGCAGATCGGAGCGCGCGACGTGGCGTTCCCGTTCCTGAACTCCCTGAGCTTCTGGCTGCTGGTCGTCAGCGCCATGCTGGTGAACGTCTCGCTGGGCCTGGGCGAATTCGCCCGTACCGGCTGGGTCGCCTACCCGCCGCTGTCCGAGCTGGCCTACAGCCCGGGCGTGGGTGTGGACTACTACATCTGGGCGCTACAGATATCGGGTATGGGTACCTTGCTCACGGGTATCAACTTCCTGGTGACCGTGTTCAAGATGCGCACCCCCGGCATGAAGCTGATGCAGATGCCGATCTTCACCTGGACCTGCACCTTCGCCAACATCCTGATCGTTGCGTCGTTCCCGATCCTGACCGCGGCCCTGGGCCTGCTGTCGCTGGACCGCTACTTCGACATGCACTTCTTCACCAACGAGCTGGGCGGCAACGCCATGATGTACATCAACCTCTTCTGGGCCTGGGGCCATCCTGAGGTGTACATCCTGATCCTGCCGGCCTTCGGTATCTTCTCCGAAGTCACCGCCACCTTCGCCGGCAAGCGCATGTTCGGCTACACCTCGATGGTGTGGGCGAGCGCCGCGATCACCTTCCTCGGCTTCACCGTGTGGCTGCACCACTTCTTCACCATGGGTTCGGGCGGCGACGTCAACGGCTTCTTCGGCGTTGCGACCATGCTGATCTCCATCCCGACCGGGGTGAAGCTGTTCAACTGGCTGTTCACCATCTACCGTGGCCGCCTGCGCTTCAACACCCCGATCCTGTGGACCCTGGGCTTCATCGTCACCTTCACCATCGGTGGCATGACCGGCGTTCTGCTGGCCATCCCGGGCGCTGACTACCTGCTGCACAACAGCCTGTTCCTGATCGCCCACTTCCACAACACCATCATCGGTGGCGCGGTGTTCGGCTACCTGGCCGGCTTCGTCTTCTGGTTCCCGAAAGCCTTCGGCTTCACCCTGGACGAGAAGTGGGGCAAGCGTTCCTTCTGGTGCTGGCTGGTCGGCTTCTACATGGCCTTCATGCCGCTGTACATCCTCGGCTTCATGGGCATGACCCGTCGCCTGAACCACTACGACAACCCGATGTGGAAGCCGTACCTGGTGGTGGCGTTCTTCGGCGCCGTGCTGATCTTCTTCGGTATCGCCTGCCAGCTGATCCAGCTGCTCGTGTCGATCAAGAACCGCAAGCAGCTGGCCGACGTGACCGGCGACCCGTGGGGCGGCCGTACCCTGGAGTGGTCCACTTCCTCGCCGCCGCCGTACTACAACTTCGCCGAACTGCCGAAGGTCAACGACATCGACGCGTTCCACGAGATGAAGCAGACCGGTACCGCGTACCGCAAGCTGCCGGCCTATGCACCGATCCATATGCCGAAGAACACCGCCGCTGGTTTCTCCATCGCGCTGTTCGCCTTCATCTTCGGCTTCGCCGCCATCTGGCACATCTGGTGGCTGGTGGGCGTTGGCTTCGTCGGCATGATCGCCTCGGTCATCGTGCGCAGCTACGTCACCGACCTGGACTACTACGTCCAGCCCGATGAGATCGAGCGCATCGAAAACGCCAACTTCCAGAAACTCGCCACTGCGCAGGTATAA
- the cyoC gene encoding cytochrome o ubiquinol oxidase subunit III produces the protein MSTAVLNQHLVDTHEAAHDHDHAHDSGGMTVFGFWLYLMTDCILFASVFATYAVLVNHTAGGPSGKDIFELPYVAVETAILLISSCTYGLAMLAAHKGAKGKAIAWLGVTFLCGAAFIGMELNEFHHLIVEGFGPSRSAFLSSFFTLVGMHGLHVSAGLLWMLVLMAQIGTRGLTAQNNTRMMCLSLFWHFLDIVWICVFTVVYLMGAL, from the coding sequence ATGTCTACGGCAGTACTGAATCAACACCTGGTCGATACGCACGAAGCGGCGCACGACCATGACCACGCCCACGACAGCGGCGGCATGACGGTCTTCGGCTTCTGGCTGTACCTGATGACCGACTGCATTCTGTTCGCGAGCGTCTTCGCCACCTACGCCGTGCTGGTCAACCACACGGCCGGCGGCCCGAGCGGCAAGGACATCTTCGAGCTGCCCTACGTGGCCGTCGAAACCGCGATCCTGCTGATCTCCTCCTGCACCTACGGCCTGGCCATGCTGGCTGCGCACAAGGGTGCCAAGGGCAAGGCCATCGCCTGGCTGGGCGTGACCTTCCTGTGCGGCGCCGCGTTCATCGGCATGGAACTCAACGAGTTCCATCACCTGATCGTCGAAGGCTTCGGCCCGAGCCGCAGCGCCTTCCTGTCGTCCTTCTTCACCCTGGTCGGCATGCACGGCCTGCACGTGTCCGCAGGCCTGCTGTGGATGCTGGTGCTGATGGCGCAGATCGGCACCCGTGGCCTGACCGCGCAGAACAACACCCGCATGATGTGCCTGAGCCTGTTCTGGCACTTCCTGGACATCGTCTGGATCTGCGTCTTCACCGTCGTCTACCTGATGGGGGCTCTGTAA